A single window of Nicotiana sylvestris chromosome 3, ASM39365v2, whole genome shotgun sequence DNA harbors:
- the LOC138888600 gene encoding uncharacterized mitochondrial protein AtMg00810-like, with protein MLNPIRSDPCTTLIEVTYSSYGLLLHQKKIIRDLLKVHNCSDVSSVTSPLDVNVKLTVDSGYLLPSPESYRSLVGKLNFLTYTRPDLCFAVQHLSQFLQAPRAPHMQAVLHLLRYLKGTSDVGVFFSNSPSTSVAAYYESDWAACPDTRRSVTGFCIFLGGRLIAELELYSLALQVGA; from the exons atgctaaatccgatccgatccgatccgtgcacaaCCCTAATTGAGGTGACCTATTCCAGTTATGGGTTATTGCTTCATCAGAAGAAGATTATTAGGGATCTTCTGAAGGTTCATAACTGTTCAGATGTGTCTTCTGTTACTTCTCCCCTTGACGTGAATGTCAAACTAACAGTTGATTCTGGGTATCTTCTTCCATCACCTGAGTCTTATCGCAGCTTAGTGGGCAAGTTAAATTTTTTAACATATACTCGACCTGATTTGTGTTTTGCCGTGCAGCATTTAAGTCAATTTCTCCAAGCCCCTCGTGCTCCTCATATGCAGGCTGTTCTTCACCTTCTCCGCTACCTCAAAGGCACTTCTGATGTTGGTGTTTTCTTCAGCAACTCACCTTCTACTTCTGTGGCTGCCTATTATGAAAGTGATTGGGCCGCTTGCCCTGACACTAGGCGGTCTGTCACTGGCTTTTGCATCTTTCTGG gtgggcgcctgattgctgaacttgaattgtattcccttgctctccag gtgggcgcctga